The following nucleotide sequence is from Zea mays cultivar B73 chromosome 1, Zm-B73-REFERENCE-NAM-5.0, whole genome shotgun sequence.
gtggtgcatttccatttgccctatatggctcataggtttgatcgtttctttccggccttctaggtggggccggaaagctttcctgggctctggatcctgaattaatgggctggtgcatcgcatagtgtgatgggaagtgttgctgggacgggcgaggattcatgtaataatcctcctcaaaagactcatgcgcggactgtccggatacgtacccggaccgtccgtggttatatgcgggCCGTCCgtctgggtagtttgggttctgcgccgtgtgtggtggctcgggcgcatacctaggtaactcattaaaaataggcccgactgttgctggcccggacggtccgcgctcacgtgcggacggtccgggcatgtgcagatcggctcgtttgctgccgatttgtggttgcttagggtatgtgtccatcggcatcccataaaggggttgtgactggtcgtgacaacctgtagccgatgtgttatacGCGTtgtctcctaactcaacctcgtgcgaaggaaaatttgcggtactagatttatcaaatgcacgtactagtctcttaagatcgctttgcataccccctatgatgttctgcatttgttcacgctgatcttctacataatttctaagagattgcagatcgttagtattacttacattggggatatctggcgtgggttggagcgaagccggatccatcgcccgatgtcggacgaccttgttgttcctgtccactttgaagttggccacgaactttgctttcgcctcctggatcatccgctccttgtgctcctcaaactggagctgctcgtcagccggcaaggtttcccaagtcggctctatgatgttgcttggagaaatatcagagctatcccttgaaccggccattgagggccgatttgataagcttagatatgtcgtccccagcggagtcgccaaaaagtatgttgacgcctttttggaggcgccaattactcaagagaaccagcggcggtgctttctgcacaggggcggacggtccgcgcgcgggggccggacggtccgcagcctgatgcgaggcggcggtgctttctggtcaggcgcggacggtccgcggcacagggccggacggtccgcgacctggtgcaggagcccgagttccctgcctgacggccggacggtccgcgccctagggccggacggtccgcgcgtgcgcaggggcggcggaagaccgccgacggcgcctggatctcgctcccgggagggaccccgtcggggaggagagatcctaggtggtgtctaggctcgggccggccgacctagactcctctaatcgacgtagagtcgaagagagacgaagaattggggattggaaggctaaagctaaactagactagaactactcctaggataaaatgcgaaatagaagttgtattgattcgattgttgatgatcacaaatcggccgtagacctctctatttatagaggaggggggctggaccctttacacaactgattccgagctaatcccgcgaatatagctaacaaccgtagcacaaaactcggaaccctaatctgttctgcgcacgcgcggaccgtccggcccacaggcgcggaccgtccggaccgcggaccgtccggcctcagggccggaccgtccggtcgctCAATCTAGTGCTCAacaggtgctacaccggacagtccggtgaattatagcggagcggcctcccaatttctcgaagctggcaagttcagcatcgatctccctggtgcaccggacagtccggtgcgccagaccagggcagccttcggtccaATTTGCTCCttagttgtgaacctttggcacctgtagaactcataatctagagcaaactagttagtccaataatttgtgttgggcaattcaaccaccaaaattcatatggaAAAGGTTtgatctatttccctttcagcgtccCTGGTGGTTGCGCGCCTGTCCTCCTCGTCGGTGGTCGCGCGATCGTCCGTTCAGCCGGCAGCCGCGCGTGCTCTTCTCCTCCTTCCGATGAGCTGTCGTGCCTGCATCCCCGGTGGCTGCGCGCCCGTCCTCCGGTGGTCGCGCGGTCGTCCTCCTCTCCAGTGATCTGCCACACGTGCGACAGCACAGGGTCCACGAACACGGATAGCGGACGCACAGTAGCCTTCCAGGTTTAGCGGTTCTGGAAGCCTACCTCTATTTTAGCGTTTGTTTTAGCGGACGTTGTTGGAGGCTTCCAGGACGGTGAGTTCTGCTACATATAGCGTACAGACTCGTTTACAGTTCCTTGTTGGAGACAGCCTAAGACCTTGCACCCGACCGTTTATGACCCAACTATCACATTCTTATCCTATTCTTACTCTCTCTTAGCATTGGTTTCATGGCTTAGGAGTACCGGTTTTGAATTGCGATGCAAAGGATTTTGTGCATACATATGAAGATCATGTTCCTACATCTCATAATTCCCATTACAAGGCCACTCTCAATCAAGTGTCTCGATATAGTAGGGCCATTCAAACCTGTACAAGGAGAATTCACACATCTCTTTGTGGCTATACACAAATTTACAGAAGTGGTCTCATGTATAAAGATCTCAACTAAGATGTATAACTCGATAACTGATCGTACGTACTGTGTGCTGGACACATCCTTGTACTTTCACTTTCTGACTCGCTCGTTAACTAAGCAGCACATTAAGAAGCACATCCGGCTAGCATCAGCCGGTGCCGGTGACCCCGAGATCCGGCTTCCCGTCCTCCGTGCCGGCGCCGAACACCGGCCCGCCCTTGCCCGCGGCATCCTCGACCGCGTCCTCCAGCTTCCTGACAGGCAGCCCGCGCTCGTCCTCGGCCGACCGGAGCTCCGTCCGCGGAGTCTGCCTTCTCTCCTGGTCCTCTtgcccctgcccctgcccctggGCCGCGCCGCCACCGGTGGCCGCAGCCGACGTGTAGGTGGTCGCCGTGAAGGCGCCCTTCGGCTGAGCTCCTTGCGCGCCTGACATGATTGCGTTGCGCTCCGTTCCGTTGCTAGCAGTAGCAGGCGTCCGTCGGCCCCTTTGCTTTATAAAAGCAACGAGCTGTGGTTACGTGTCGTGCCATCCTTGCTGAGCCGCTGCCACGTCGAACAGAGCTACGTCCAGAACTTGAACACGTGTGTACAGCGTATAGCTTGATCGTGTATGCACCCAAAAACGCTCACGGCTTCTGTTTGTGAGAAATcggagaaagaagaagaaaaagagttCACTGGTCGAGCCCATCCACCCGTCCTGTTCTGCAAGCGCTTCGCTCGAGGCCCGCCTTGGTAAAAATACGGCCCATATGGGCCCGTTAAGGGCGTCGAGGTAAGAGAAGAGGCTGGTGGAGCCGGGATAGCGCAGGGGCGGTTTTGCGAGAAGCTGGCAGGAGGCGGTGGCGCCGGCCGCCGGGGATCGGAGGCTCAGACGAAGAAGAGtgggaagggaagggaagggaaggtATGGAGAAAGTAGTTTGCACGAGCCGTCGATTTTTGATCTGGCGGCTAAGAAATAAAAGATCGAGTGGTAGGACCTACTGTGGGACCTTCTAGAACCTACAGCACCTACTCCTACTACGTACTagtaaggctatctccagcaacgtcccctaaatttcatcctctaaaggaatattctctgtcttttacagcacactctaaaagattccGTTCTCTATATCTTATTcatctccagcagcgtcctctaaatttcgtCCTCTATATCTCATCGGCCCATCCTTCTCATTAGACCAACTTAATTAACAGAATATATTCATTTACTAAGAAATAAGTACCAAAGAAATAAAAGGCATAACCTCGATACGAAAGCATCTACTACGTACCATGAATTGGCACGTACGACATGCAATTTACATGTACAATTACAAGAGAGACCGAGCATACAATTCCATCCCTTCCATGTTCTGAGCGGTGCTTCAACGATTGCAATTAATAAAAATGGCAAAAAACACAATAAGCATCGTTTGTTTTGGCTTAACAGCGACAACTGATTTCTGGGTGGCCGGTTCAGCATATCATCGAGCACCTAGTGCATGTCCTCCACCCACCTGTATGGCTGTGGCTTTGGAGCATACAGGTTGCCCAGATCATACCCGGCGGATAGGGCTGCCTACAACAGCACCGCGCCGCCGGAGGCCACCATGGACTCCATGCCCATGATGCTCCTTCCATGTGCTGGACCGAATCGGCACGCTCTGGACACGAATGTCGCGGACGAGACCACGCACGGCGCCACGTCGTGGAACCTCCGCCCTGACGGCCATGGCGTGGTGCTCAACGGGTTGGCGCAGCAGCAGAGCTGGTGGCGTAGCAGAGTTGTGTTGTGGCACGCTGTTGGCGAAGACGATAAGAACCAGGCAACAGCTCTGTGCGGACGGATAGCGGATGAACAACAACACTCCACATTTACCGGTCGTCGAGCTGCCGCTATATTTTAGCGAACCATTTGCCGGTTCTTGCTGGGGGCGGTAGCGGACGGCGAGAAACGCTAAATATAACATATCGAACGCTTTAGCGTCCCTTGCTGGGACAGCCTAACCAACGTCCAACGACACCCCGGGCCAGAAGTCTTTACAGCACACGGCGGTGTCGATGCGTCGACGGAAGGAAACACACACTAGAGGGACGCCGGACGCAGGCTTGGCAGTTGTGGTCCTGGCGATGCCTCGAATCCTCGATCTCCAGGGGCCGGGCCGGGTGGATGGACGAGGACGACTCGCTCGTAGCTGCCTCAGCGACACTAGTAGATGCCGCAGCCGCGGTTTGGCCATTACAGTTATAGTACCTACTGCGTTCTTGAATCCTCGCATGCCAGGGTTCTGCGTACGACGGGTCCGTGGTCACCGTCTCACAGGAGGCGCGCCAGTGCCAGTGCCAGTGCCGCCCCCTCGGCGGCGTTAAAGGGCCCCGAAACTGCAGCAGCGAATATCGCGGCAGGGGGAAGTGGTCACAGGCTCACAGCACCAGCACTCCATCAGCAGTCAGCAGCAGGGAGAAAGAAAACGAGCCGCTGCATAAAAGGAGGgaaaaaaaaaggagagatgtGTTGCGCACAGTGTATCGAATTCGAGAGATGTCACTCACCCATCACTCGTCGTGGGTTCGACAGGACGTTTATATTGGCGGGCGGGCTCGTCTTTTCCGTTTCAGCCGCAATATATCGGATCGGATCGGATCGCGGCGCTTTTAATTGGCGACATGGGAGGCTAATCCGAAACAGACCGCGTTTTAACCGTcggcgtcgacttcctccgcacaCGCAGCACTAGCTCCTCTTCTGAAAGAGAAGGCCGTTGTTTCGCCTTTAAAAGAAAAAAAGGGAAAAAAAGGGGAAGAAAATATATGAACACGATCACACGACAGTAGTGTAGGCCTGTAGGGTAACAGGAGGGTGTGTGTGTGTGAATTGTGATGCTGGCGCTGTCAGGGCATGGAGTGGACCAATAATTGTACCCCTGCCCTGCCCTGCCAACTGGAATCCTAATCCTTGTACTGGCAGTCTGACATGACTCTCGACAAGTCGCCACTTACATTTTTGTCGCTTGCCCGGCAGCTACACGTACACGGCAGGCAGAATGCGATGCCATATATATCAATCATCGGCCATTAGTCCCAGACTCCCAGTATACTAGTACATGTAAAGATTTCTTTCATTTGCCTGCCGTACGTTTCCCAGCCACGAACACGATCTGCGACCGCAACTGCAAGAGGCCAATGAACCTCTCCCTCCCACCTCTCTTCATTGAACGGACACGGGACACGCGATCAGGCAGGCAGGGATCCTCCCTGCTGTTTCCAAGTGTAGAAAGCGCCCCCGGGCGTGAAACCTCGGCCTGTTCTGATGGTGGCAGGCAGGGGAGGGGACGGACGCACACGCAGAGGAGGCCAGCCAAATGAAGCAAAGGCCCGTCTCCCCGCCACACCACACCACACCACACCACAGCCTTTTCTTTCCTTTCATTTCCTTTCCTTTCCCAAAGAGGTGCTGCACTGCTGCCAGCCATTTGCATTTGCTAGCCGCCGGCGCCAGTCCTTTGGCCAGTTGCAGGCTTGCAGCTGCAGTTGGTGGCGGGCCCGGCGGTCTCTCCGTCCCTCCCATCTCGCGCCAAAGCGAGACATCTGAATCCCCATCGTGCAGGTggaggtggtggaggtggagcggGGGGCCATCAGCCATGGCCATTGAAACCGTGTGCACGGGAACACAcacccgccgccgcgccgcctacTTTCAATGCGATGCGATGCGACGCTCGCCCGCACACTAGCGTACTGTACTCCTTTCTCGTCTCGTCTCGTCTCATCAACAAGTGCACTTGCACGCAACTCTGCCGTCGAACGAAACGTTAGGCCGCCTTGGCGCCTTGGTTGGGTCCAGGCGGAAGCTGCTGAACCGGGAGCATGGAAAGCGACATCATTGCAAACGGAAAACGAAAGGCGGGCTAGCTATGATGTCTGTGTGTTTTGGGAGTTCttccgcccgcgccgcgcccacgGCCGGCCACGGCCATGCACGCAAACGATCGGCATCGAGAGAGCGCTCGGTTGGATCGATCAGACAGACGACGGTCCGCTAAGGAAGGCTTTTTTTCCCTTCCGCCACCCGTTTTTTTTCCAGTGCATTTCCGTGCTGTAAAAAAAGGGAGCGAAACGATTCACTCTCGCCATGATATGCCGACAGCCATCGCCGGCAAGCTTCGCGGTACTTATTCCCGTGCGTGCGTGCGCGCGCGCACGCGTGTGGTCTGACGACTTGTGAGGCACCATCGTGCGCCGCGATGCGACTGCGAGCTAGCAACAAGCGCCGCGTTTTATCCATTGCTCGGTTCAAGTTCGACATGATGACATGATGTTTGCTGTTTTCAAAGTGGGTTTCATGGATGCCAGAGACGACTTTAATtttctctcttctcttctcttctcttccctGAAATAGCGAAACGCAGTAGGTGCAGTGTTCCTGGAATCGTCGGTCTGTACTCTATAGGAGGTTCTGATCGATGCTGTACAGTTTTCTCCTTCGTCAAGTCCTGTGTGTATATATGTGAACGTTTCCTAATTATGTTCATGTCACCGCCATGGTATATACCGAGCTATTTCTCTACTCTGGATTCTGCGTTTTTTTTTTCGTTTTGTTCATCTTCTTTTTGCGAGCCTGAAAACTCTGAAGGATGCATACTCCTACTTGTTTGGTACACCTACTGTTGCATCGCCCTTTTTGCTATGGCTTGCCGGGACTAGATACATGTTCAGTACTCATCAATCCAATCCATACCAAGAACCTGGACAGTTTCAGAACTCATATACAAGACCCAATCTGCATGGGAATATTCATCGTAGCGTATTTGGAACATATGCAAGGTTAGGTATGGActaaatttttttttaaaaaaaaattctgCCTTCTTTGGATGATGCAAGAAGGGCGTGCAAGACAAAGCTCGCAGTCTCACACTGTTCCTTTCGACTGGAAAAGCAAATATATCTTTTTAATTTCCTTCTTTCTTTCCACCCCctcctcttcttctctttctcttGAATTCCTCATGTCTCTTCTGGCCTGTTCCCAACGTAATATTGAACCCTGTTTTTTTTCCTAACAAAGTTCGAAGTGGAGGCGCGCCCCTCCGGTTTTGCCTAAAAAATTATCAGGAGCACTGCTATATCATATAAcgccttgttcggttaatcctgTTATCTATGAATTGGATGTGATTGGAAAAAAATAAGAAGAAATTTGACTTGCTTGAgatttaaacccacccaatccactcaatccatatggattgagaactgaccgaacaagccctaagagaAAAGCAAAACCAGTTTATAGCAAATGACCACTCAAACCACACAAAAAAAAGTAGTAAAATAAAAGAGACACACGAAGGTAACTCTATTTCACCCCACTGTTGTACTGAAGAATCTCATCAACAACTCATGGGGTGGAAAGACTCGTACCATAAACACAATAATGCAAAAGCATGACCAAGTACTGTACTACCAAGCTACGGTACAAGCCCAGGCCCCTGAGGCATTTGCCAATGCCATAGGCGAACGCAAAAGCAATGAGAAGACACGCGAAGCCGTTGGGCGCTGCCGGGTGGCACGGGACAGAGGCACGGGCCGCCTTGTTCCGTTGTTCCTGGTCCTGGCGGGGCTGGGCCACGGCCACCCAACCCACCGCccgaattttttgtttttgaGTCCTTTTTGTGTTAAAAATTTCTAATTAGACCCCCAGAAAACTTAAATACAATTTTGGACCCATTTCTCGGCGCCATGAGCTATGGCGCCGAGTTTACacatctcggcgccatagatcttggcgccgagctacctgCCGCGCTGTCGTCCACGCGCTGACGCGGCGTCGACGTGGCAccaagctcggcgccaagatctatggcgccgagctcgaatATATAACCACAAAgcttgtctagctcagttggtagagcgCAAGGCTCGTAACCTTaaggtcgtgggttcgagccccatCGTGAACATAtgtttttgtctttgtcactgatttGTTTTTTTATTGTTCAGATTTTTTTCGTTTATGCCGCTGATTTGTCCGTGCGTTCAatattttttgtctttgtcacatTTTTTTTCTGCAGTTCCTAGATTATGTGTTGTGTCTCTGTCGTCATGCATGCTTACTCATCTGCACTGGCTGGCTGCAGAAACCTTAATTATTAGCTTTTTTTTTCTCTGGATGCATGGATCGACGACACTGCAGGGCTAACACACAAATCATGCATGTGCACAGTACACTGATGGATATGCATGGATCGGATGGAGAGTGATGCTACTAACTAGTTGATGGAATGGAAGAGCTATCAACCGATCAGTGATGGTCTAGTTTTGTAGCAGTAGTTCATCAGAATTCATTCAATTCAAAAGGGAGGGAAAAGGATGAACATCTAGCTTACAAATAATACACTAGTACGTAGCTAGCTAGTGC
It contains:
- the LOC100281648 gene encoding seed maturation protein PM41; protein product: MSGAQGAQPKGAFTATTYTSAAATGGGAAQGQGQGQEDQERRQTPRTELRSAEDERGLPVRKLEDAVEDAAGKGGPVFGAGTEDGKPDLGVTGTG